The following proteins are encoded in a genomic region of Galbibacter sp. BG1:
- a CDS encoding DUF4252 domain-containing protein, which produces MKNIKNIIAFLFLAVSVANCGDRKPSLQEYFVTKGENPNFISLDIPSSILDVNKTSLDTKQKEAYQSVKKLNVLAFKLNDDNKAAYEAEKTTVQDILKNEKYEDLMIVNSGKNKGVVKYLGDDDSIDEVILFGSDDEHGFALVRVLGNKMKPENMVTLVEAVEKGAIGTGGLGKQLEGIFD; this is translated from the coding sequence ATGAAAAATATTAAAAACATCATTGCATTTCTTTTTTTGGCAGTTTCTGTGGCCAATTGTGGCGATAGAAAGCCAAGTTTACAGGAGTATTTTGTTACCAAGGGGGAGAACCCTAATTTTATTTCTTTAGACATCCCGTCAAGTATTTTAGATGTAAACAAAACCTCCTTAGATACCAAACAAAAAGAGGCTTACCAATCAGTAAAAAAATTAAATGTGTTGGCTTTTAAATTGAATGACGATAACAAGGCCGCTTATGAAGCTGAAAAGACTACGGTACAGGATATCCTCAAAAATGAGAAATATGAAGATCTCATGATTGTAAATAGTGGCAAAAACAAAGGTGTTGTAAAATATTTAGGAGACGACGATTCCATAGACGAGGTAATTCTTTTTGGTAGCGACGATGAGCATGGTTTTGCTTTGGTACGCGTGCTAGGTAATAAAATGAAGCCAGAAAACATGGTCACTTTAGTTGAGGCTGTTGAAAAAGGAGCTATTGGAACCGGAGGGTTAGGAAAGCAATTGGAAGGTATTTTCGATTAA
- the rfbD gene encoding dTDP-4-dehydrorhamnose reductase: MADSPSQKIKDRKKSILITGAHGQLGSTFQNLSKNYGDLHFIFCSSKKLDVTHKESVQEIFKEFNPDFCINCAAYTNVEQAEKEPDQAFKINAEGVKNLAEICKEYQTTLIHISTDYVFDGKKRRPYSVDDLPNPINQYGKSKLKGEQYIQDILTEYVIVRTSWLYSKEFGNNFYKTILRKAKTEKELFITDAQTGCPTDTVNLATKILSKIEENTEDYGVFHFCDREEMTWYGFSKQILTENDLREIKVIKDNTYKTIAERPIYSVLEVNF, from the coding sequence ATGGCAGATAGTCCATCACAAAAAATAAAAGATAGGAAGAAATCCATTTTAATCACTGGTGCCCATGGTCAGTTAGGATCAACCTTTCAAAACCTATCAAAAAATTATGGTGATCTACATTTTATTTTTTGTTCTTCAAAAAAATTAGACGTTACCCATAAAGAGTCTGTTCAGGAGATTTTTAAGGAATTCAATCCAGATTTCTGTATTAATTGTGCAGCCTACACCAATGTAGAGCAAGCCGAAAAGGAACCCGATCAAGCTTTTAAGATAAATGCAGAAGGGGTTAAAAATCTAGCCGAAATCTGTAAAGAATATCAAACTACATTAATTCATATTTCCACGGATTATGTGTTTGATGGCAAAAAAAGAAGGCCTTATAGCGTTGATGATCTTCCTAACCCCATTAATCAATACGGAAAATCGAAATTAAAGGGAGAACAATATATACAGGATATTTTAACCGAATATGTTATCGTTAGAACTTCATGGCTGTACAGTAAAGAATTTGGCAATAATTTTTACAAAACTATCTTGAGGAAAGCCAAGACGGAAAAAGAATTGTTTATAACGGATGCCCAAACTGGTTGTCCGACCGATACCGTAAATTTGGCTACTAAGATTTTAAGCAAAATTGAAGAAAACACAGAAGACTACGGTGTTTTTCATTTTTGTGATAGAGAGGAAATGACATGGTATGGGTTTTCAAAACAAATACTTACTGAAAATGATCTTAG